Proteins co-encoded in one Methanomassiliicoccales archaeon genomic window:
- a CDS encoding MFS transporter, whose product MRAPRLGRSFDGFDRRVWILFYGRIVQATGFAMALPFVALYLNGQLGVSMTEVGLVLLLSSAIGATGNIVGGEIADKFGRKRIMGLALTGRAVMMVLIAAVIAFLSGYLIIAVMITVSSFMGSMFEPASNAMVADIVPANRRLDAYGLLRIGANLGWALGPMIGGLLAVFSFSFLFLLGGIATGVVASFLMLMLSESMVPGESHERYRLRDMVKITQNRQFAAFCFISLFLFIMFGQMSSTFAVYSEKQVHISLAEVGYLYAINGLLVVCLQFPIARVISHYRMCSVIAMGSLFYAIGYGLVGLAPDFLFLSICMLVVTMGEMVVSPSSMNLVANMSPENERGRYMGFYGLFSSYGFAAGPFVGGVLMDILIGSPVLLWMSIGMFGVVAMVGYLLLGRRMSDSLNCSKAI is encoded by the coding sequence ATGCGCGCCCCCCGGTTAGGTCGGTCGTTCGATGGCTTTGACCGCAGGGTCTGGATATTGTTCTACGGCAGGATCGTCCAGGCGACCGGATTCGCCATGGCGCTCCCGTTTGTCGCCCTGTACTTGAACGGTCAGCTCGGCGTCTCCATGACCGAGGTCGGGTTGGTGCTGCTGCTCTCGTCGGCGATCGGGGCCACCGGGAACATCGTAGGCGGGGAGATCGCCGACAAGTTCGGCCGGAAACGGATCATGGGTCTGGCGCTGACCGGACGGGCGGTGATGATGGTGCTGATTGCGGCGGTCATCGCCTTCCTCTCCGGCTACCTCATAATCGCCGTCATGATCACCGTCAGTTCGTTCATGGGATCGATGTTCGAACCGGCCAGCAATGCCATGGTGGCGGACATCGTTCCAGCCAACCGGCGTCTGGACGCCTATGGGCTGCTGCGCATCGGGGCGAACCTGGGCTGGGCCCTCGGTCCGATGATAGGGGGTCTGCTGGCTGTGTTCTCGTTCTCGTTCCTGTTCCTCCTCGGAGGCATAGCGACCGGCGTGGTGGCCTCGTTCCTGATGCTTATGCTGAGCGAGTCCATGGTCCCGGGAGAGTCCCATGAACGCTACCGGCTAAGGGATATGGTGAAGATCACCCAGAACCGGCAGTTCGCCGCGTTCTGCTTCATCTCGCTGTTCTTGTTCATCATGTTCGGGCAGATGTCATCGACGTTCGCCGTCTATTCGGAGAAACAGGTGCACATCAGCCTCGCCGAGGTCGGCTACCTTTACGCCATAAACGGACTGCTGGTGGTGTGCCTCCAATTTCCCATCGCCCGGGTCATCAGCCATTACCGTATGTGCTCGGTCATCGCCATGGGATCGCTGTTCTATGCCATAGGATACGGCCTAGTGGGACTGGCCCCGGACTTCCTATTCCTGTCGATTTGCATGCTGGTGGTCACCATGGGCGAGATGGTAGTATCCCCTTCGTCCATGAACCTGGTCGCCAACATGTCCCCGGAGAACGAGCGGGGCCGTTACATGGGCTTCTACGGGTTGTTCTCTTCCTATGGCTTCGCCGCCGGCCCATTCGTCGGAGGAGTGCTCATGGACATTCTGATCGGCTCTCCGGTCCTCCTGTGGATGTCGATAGGTATGTTCGGGGTTGTGGCCATGGTCGGCTATCTGTTGCTGGGCAGGCGCATGAGCGACAGCCTGAACTGCTCCAAGGCGATTTGA
- the dnaJ gene encoding molecular chaperone DnaJ has product MADKKDYYETLGVAKDASVDDIKSAYRKLAKQYHPDVTKENSAHAEERFKEISEAYEVLMDPEKRKLYDNYGRAGVAGQFSEEDKFSWQDFSHGQDLNDIFGDMSGSEFGNLFEFFGGGQQRGPRPGQNLRLDIEISLEDAARGVKREIVAPMSIKCDQCNGSGSRDGKSHKCKTCGGKGQVQRVHRQGGGQFVSIDVCPKCGGKGKTIDHPCPKCNGAEYVHKPQKIEITIPKGVDTGMQLRVPGAGEISPNGGPPGNLFIVIHVREHPIFKRDGPNLLMEKDISFAEAALGGEIKIPTLFGAAKLTLPEGTQTGTEFRLRGAGLDRPDTRGKGDLVVRVRLKVPKNLSNEQKEQIRRFDGLLPEKK; this is encoded by the coding sequence ATGGCCGACAAGAAAGACTACTACGAGACGCTTGGCGTCGCCAAGGACGCCAGCGTTGATGACATCAAGTCAGCCTACCGCAAGCTGGCAAAGCAGTACCATCCAGACGTTACCAAAGAGAATTCTGCGCACGCCGAGGAGCGCTTCAAAGAGATATCTGAGGCCTACGAGGTCCTTATGGACCCGGAGAAACGAAAGCTCTACGACAATTACGGTCGCGCTGGAGTCGCTGGCCAGTTCTCCGAGGAGGACAAGTTCTCTTGGCAGGACTTCTCCCATGGCCAGGACCTGAATGACATTTTCGGCGACATGTCCGGCTCGGAGTTCGGCAATCTGTTCGAGTTCTTCGGAGGCGGGCAACAACGCGGGCCCCGCCCGGGACAGAACCTGAGACTGGACATCGAGATTAGCCTGGAGGATGCGGCCCGAGGCGTAAAAAGGGAGATCGTCGCACCCATGTCGATCAAGTGCGACCAATGCAACGGGAGTGGATCCAGGGATGGCAAGAGCCACAAGTGCAAGACATGCGGCGGCAAAGGCCAGGTCCAGCGGGTCCATCGTCAGGGCGGTGGACAGTTTGTCTCGATAGACGTCTGTCCCAAGTGCGGGGGCAAGGGCAAGACGATAGACCATCCGTGTCCCAAATGCAATGGGGCAGAGTATGTCCATAAACCGCAGAAGATCGAGATCACTATCCCGAAAGGTGTCGACACGGGCATGCAGTTACGAGTTCCTGGTGCCGGGGAAATATCTCCCAACGGAGGGCCTCCGGGCAACCTGTTCATCGTCATCCATGTTCGTGAACATCCGATCTTCAAACGTGATGGTCCCAATCTTCTGATGGAGAAGGACATCTCTTTCGCCGAAGCAGCACTGGGCGGAGAGATCAAGATCCCTACGTTGTTTGGAGCGGCCAAGCTGACCTTGCCGGAGGGCACCCAGACCGGAACGGAGTTCAGGCTCAGGGGGGCCGGGTTGGACCGACCCGATACCAGGGGGAAGGGCGATCTGGTCGTGCGGGTAAGGCTGAAGGTGCCAAAGAATCTGAGCAACGAGCAGAAGGAACAGATTCGCAGGTTCGATGGGCTATTGCCAGAAAAGAAATAG
- the dnaK gene encoding molecular chaperone DnaK, protein MAKIIGIDLGTSNSAAAVMEGGRPTIIPSAEGTSIGGKAFPSYVAFTKDGQLLVGEPARRQAVTNPEGTIAAIKRKMGTDYKVTISGKDYTPQQISAFILQKIKRDAEAYLNDTVTKAVITVPAYFNDNQRTATKDAGAIAGLEVIRIINEPTAAALAYGLDKQNTSQKIMVFDLGGGTLDVTIMDFSEGVFEVVSTSGDTQLGGTDMDEILMKFVVQDFKKQSGVDLTSDKMAMWRVREACEKAKIELSTTMSTEINLPFISADASGPKHLTHTITRATLEELINPVVERCKVPVQNALKDANLTQDQIDNVILVGGPTRMPLVQSFIEKMVGKKIQRGVDPMECVAMGAAIQAAVLSGEVKDVLLLDVTPLSLGIETLGGVSTKLIERNTTIPTRKSQVFSTAADGQNSVEIHVLQGEREMAANNTSLGRFMLSGIPPAPRGVPQIEVTFDIDANGIINVSAKDLGTQKKTAITITASTKLSKEDISKMVHDAEAFAEDDKKNRERVDTINQADNLIYTTEHALQELGAQATNEERVNVENAVAELKGEIPKGDTATIKAKMEALSKIFYAISARVYQNVQREQQAGQSGQQPGQQSGPSKQNEDGTIDAEYKIVDEDEKKP, encoded by the coding sequence ATGGCTAAGATCATCGGAATAGACCTAGGAACCAGCAATTCGGCCGCCGCGGTAATGGAAGGCGGAAGGCCAACGATAATACCGAGCGCGGAAGGAACGAGCATCGGTGGGAAAGCATTCCCTTCATACGTCGCATTCACAAAGGACGGCCAGCTTCTGGTTGGAGAGCCGGCCAGGCGTCAGGCGGTCACCAACCCAGAGGGGACCATCGCCGCCATCAAGAGGAAGATGGGTACAGACTACAAGGTCACCATAAGCGGCAAGGACTACACGCCCCAACAGATATCGGCGTTCATCCTGCAGAAGATCAAGAGGGACGCCGAGGCGTACCTCAATGACACGGTGACCAAGGCGGTCATCACCGTCCCGGCCTATTTTAACGATAACCAGAGGACGGCAACCAAGGACGCTGGTGCCATCGCCGGTCTGGAGGTCATCAGGATCATCAACGAGCCGACCGCGGCCGCCTTGGCCTATGGTCTGGACAAGCAGAACACCTCCCAGAAGATCATGGTCTTCGACCTTGGCGGAGGCACGCTCGATGTCACCATCATGGACTTTTCGGAGGGCGTGTTCGAGGTCGTCTCCACCTCCGGCGACACCCAGCTAGGAGGCACCGACATGGACGAGATCCTGATGAAGTTCGTCGTCCAGGATTTCAAGAAACAGTCCGGAGTGGACCTGACCTCGGACAAGATGGCCATGTGGCGTGTACGGGAAGCCTGTGAGAAGGCCAAAATCGAGCTTTCGACCACGATGTCCACCGAGATCAACCTGCCGTTCATTTCCGCTGACGCCTCCGGGCCGAAGCACCTTACCCACACCATAACCCGGGCCACGCTGGAAGAGCTGATCAACCCGGTGGTGGAGCGGTGCAAGGTACCGGTTCAGAACGCGCTCAAGGACGCGAACCTGACCCAAGACCAGATCGACAACGTCATCCTGGTCGGCGGTCCGACCCGCATGCCGCTGGTGCAGAGCTTCATCGAGAAGATGGTGGGCAAGAAGATCCAGAGGGGTGTCGATCCGATGGAGTGCGTGGCCATGGGGGCCGCGATCCAGGCTGCCGTTCTCTCTGGTGAGGTCAAGGACGTCCTCCTGCTGGACGTGACGCCGCTCTCCTTGGGCATAGAAACACTTGGCGGAGTCTCGACCAAGCTGATCGAAAGGAACACCACCATCCCGACCCGGAAGTCACAGGTGTTCTCGACCGCAGCTGACGGGCAGAACAGCGTGGAGATACATGTCCTGCAGGGCGAGAGGGAGATGGCAGCCAACAACACCTCGTTGGGCAGGTTCATGCTTTCCGGCATCCCGCCGGCACCAAGGGGCGTCCCGCAGATCGAGGTCACGTTCGATATCGATGCGAACGGCATCATCAACGTCAGCGCCAAGGACCTGGGAACGCAGAAGAAGACCGCCATCACCATCACCGCATCTACCAAGCTGTCGAAGGAGGACATCTCCAAGATGGTGCACGATGCGGAAGCGTTCGCCGAGGATGACAAGAAGAACCGGGAGCGTGTCGATACCATCAACCAGGCGGACAACCTCATCTATACCACCGAACACGCGCTCCAGGAGCTGGGGGCCCAGGCCACCAACGAGGAGCGGGTCAACGTAGAGAACGCGGTGGCCGAGCTGAAGGGGGAGATCCCGAAGGGCGACACTGCCACGATTAAGGCGAAGATGGAGGCACTGTCCAAGATCTTCTATGCCATCTCCGCCCGCGTGTACCAGAACGTGCAGCGGGAACAGCAGGCCGGCCAATCGGGCCAGCAGCCGGGGCAGCAGTCCGGTCCGTCCAAGCAGAACGAGGACGGGACCATCGACGCGGAATACAAGATAGTCGATGAGGACGAGAAGAAACCCTGA
- the dnaJ gene encoding molecular chaperone DnaJ has protein sequence MADKKDYYETLGVAKDASADDIKSSYRKLAKQYHPDVTKEDSAHAEERFKEISEAYEVLADAEKRKLYDKYGHAGVSGQFSQEGNFSWQDFSHGQDLNDIFGDMSGSPFGNIFEAFFGGGGQQRGPRQGQHLRMDIEIDLEDAAKGIKREITVPTSAKCDQCNGTGSKDGKNHTCPTCGGKGQVQRVVRQGNSQFVTVGACPKCGGKGTIIEHPCPKCDGEGYIRKPQKIEFEIPKGVDTGMRLRVPGAGERSPNGGPPGDLFIVIHVAEHELFKRDGADLLIEQEISFPEAALGADIEVPTLLGTAKLTIPPGTQPGTDFKLKGAGLDRIDSRGKGDQYVRVHLKVPKKLSNEQKEILKKFSELEGSKKGFFARHK, from the coding sequence ATGGCCGATAAGAAAGATTACTACGAGACGCTGGGTGTCGCCAAGGATGCCAGCGCCGACGATATCAAATCATCCTACCGCAAGTTGGCAAAGCAGTACCACCCGGATGTGACCAAGGAGGACTCGGCCCATGCCGAGGAACGATTCAAGGAGATATCCGAAGCCTATGAGGTATTGGCGGACGCCGAGAAACGGAAGCTGTACGACAAATACGGCCATGCAGGTGTTTCCGGCCAGTTCTCCCAGGAAGGCAACTTCTCCTGGCAGGACTTCTCGCACGGGCAGGACCTGAACGACATCTTCGGCGATATGTCCGGCTCGCCGTTCGGGAACATTTTCGAGGCATTCTTCGGCGGGGGCGGCCAGCAGCGCGGACCGCGCCAGGGTCAACACCTGCGCATGGACATCGAGATCGACCTGGAGGATGCGGCCAAGGGGATAAAGCGCGAGATCACGGTGCCGACCTCGGCGAAGTGCGACCAGTGCAACGGAACCGGTTCCAAGGATGGCAAGAACCACACCTGCCCCACCTGCGGAGGCAAAGGACAGGTGCAACGCGTCGTCCGCCAGGGCAACAGTCAGTTCGTGACGGTCGGTGCCTGCCCCAAGTGCGGAGGGAAGGGGACGATCATCGAGCATCCCTGCCCCAAGTGCGACGGGGAGGGCTACATCCGCAAACCGCAGAAGATAGAGTTCGAGATCCCGAAAGGGGTCGATACCGGCATGCGTCTGCGCGTTCCAGGTGCCGGAGAGAGGTCACCCAATGGCGGTCCTCCAGGCGACTTGTTCATCGTCATCCATGTGGCTGAGCATGAGCTCTTCAAGCGTGATGGGGCCGATCTGCTGATCGAGCAGGAAATATCGTTCCCAGAAGCGGCTCTGGGCGCAGACATCGAGGTGCCTACTCTGTTAGGCACCGCCAAGCTGACCATCCCGCCCGGAACCCAGCCGGGCACCGACTTCAAACTGAAGGGGGCGGGTCTGGACCGGATCGACTCCCGTGGTAAGGGCGACCAGTACGTGCGGGTCCATCTCAAGGTGCCGAAGAAGCTGAGCAACGAGCAGAAGGAGATTCTCAAGAAGTTCTCCGAGCTCGAAGGCTCCAAGAAGGGATTCTTCGCGCGCCACAAGTGA
- a CDS encoding nucleotide exchange factor GrpE codes for MSEGAEGKALDEKAESKDMNEEKVQIEQLQQQTADLRDALDKQMAQTREYLDAARRITAEFDNYRKRAAKDREEIIKSSNDKLIAELLIIYDDLERALASNSSAEEFRKGVNQIHLNLGALLKSYGLREIPANDKFDPSLHEALSIGEGEDGKILEVYQKGYCLGPRVLRHSKVKVGIKPETTNTE; via the coding sequence ATGAGCGAGGGCGCTGAGGGGAAGGCCTTAGACGAGAAGGCAGAGTCCAAGGATATGAACGAGGAGAAGGTTCAGATCGAGCAATTGCAGCAGCAGACAGCGGACCTCAGGGACGCCTTGGACAAACAGATGGCCCAGACTCGTGAATACCTCGATGCGGCTAGGCGGATAACGGCTGAGTTCGATAATTATCGTAAGCGGGCGGCCAAGGACCGGGAGGAGATCATCAAGTCCTCCAACGACAAACTGATCGCCGAGCTGCTCATCATCTACGACGACCTTGAACGGGCATTGGCATCCAATTCCTCAGCGGAGGAGTTCCGGAAGGGAGTCAATCAGATACATCTTAACCTAGGGGCTCTACTGAAGTCTTACGGACTCAGAGAAATACCAGCAAATGACAAGTTCGACCCGTCGCTGCACGAGGCTTTGAGCATCGGCGAGGGCGAGGACGGCAAGATCCTCGAAGTGTACCAGAAAGGCTATTGCCTCGGACCCAGGGTCCTGAGGCACTCGAAAGTGAAGGTCGGCATAAAGCCGGAGACGACAAATACAGAGTGA